A window of the Henckelia pumila isolate YLH828 chromosome 3, ASM3356847v2, whole genome shotgun sequence genome harbors these coding sequences:
- the LOC140890213 gene encoding AAA-ATPase At3g50940-like, with amino-acid sequence MAVSIFSGMPPASSIFTLYASISALLLMLQTILSQLVPGQVQDYILNKIHLYFMPKSCNINATIVIEERDGMSMNEIYSAAEIYLCTKTRPNIERVKISKRHKDTNVSIKFAQSEKIADSFQGMELLWRFVNEEMKKTSKVIDEETDILLLESERRYFELCFDKKYTDKVLDSYVPFVLEKANSIRAENNVVKLHTLACAASYTSSNVWDSINLQHPSTFDTIAMDCGQKQALMDDLGRFLSRREFYRKVGRAWKRGYLLYGPPGTGKSSLIAAIANHLKFDVYDLELTNIKRNSDLRKILLRTANRSILVIEDIDCSTDQLLDRNGPTCANGPGQYRPDQQFTLSGLLNFVDGLWSSCGDERIIIFTTNNRDKLDPALLRPGRMDMHIHMSYLTLDGFKLLASTYLGIHDHGQYSSCFGEIEDLIQNMRVTPAEVAEELMRDDDAQSALQGLIHFLKSKRVSSSHPHLADPESDMEVNCNQ; translated from the coding sequence ATGGCGGTTTCGATATTCTCCGGCATGCCTCCCGCATCTTCCATTTTTACCTTATACGCCTCCATTTCAGCTCTACTTCTGATGCTTCAGACTATTTTGAGCCAACTTGTGCCTGGCCAGGTTCAAGACTATATACTCAACAAAATTCATCTCTATTTCATGCCAAAAAGTTGCAATATTAACGCCACCATTGTTATCGAAGAAAGAGATGGTATGTCCATGAACGAAATTTACAGCGCTGCTGAAATCTATCTCTGCACCAAAACCAGGCCAAATATTGAGCGTGTGAAGATCAGCAAGCGCCACAAAGACACCAATGTGAGCATCAAGTTCGCTCAATCTGAGAAGATCGCTGATTCCTTCCAAGGGATGGAGCTTCTATGGCGGTTCGTGAACGAGGAGATGAAAAAGACTTCGAAAGTGATCGATGAAGAAACTGATATTCTTCTCCTTGAATCGGAGAGACGGTATTTCGAGCTGTGTTTCGATAAGAAGTACACGGATAAAGTGTTGGATTCGTACGTGCCTTTCGTGCTGGAAAAGGCCAACTCCATCAGAGCAGAGAATAATGTGGTTAAGCTTCACACGTTGGCTTGCGCTGCATCTTACACATCTTCGAACGTGTGGGATTCTATTAATCTCCAACACCCATCCACTTTTGACACAATTGCCATGGACTGTGGGCAGAAACAGGCTCTTATGGATGATTTGGGAAGGTTTTTGAGTAGAAGAGAGTTTTACAGGAAAGTAGGCAGAGCCTGGAAGAGAGGGTACTTGTTGTACGGGCCTCCGGGTACAGGAAAATCCAGTTTGATCGCTGCAATTGCCAATCATCTCAAGTTTGACGTGTATGATTTGGAGCTGACTAACATCAAACGCAACTCGGATTTGAGAAAAATTTTGCTTAGGACAGCAAATAGATCCATACTCGTGATTGAAGACATTGATTGCAGTACAGATCAGTTGCTCGACAGAAACGGGCCAACGTGCGCAAATGGACCGGGCCAATATCGGCCCGATCAACAGTTCACGCTGTCGGGGTTGCTGAACTTCGTGGACGGGCTATGGTCGAGCTGTGGGGATGAGCGAATCATAATCTTCACGACGAACAACAGAGACAAACTTGACCCGGCTTTGTTGAGGCCTGGCAGGATGGACATGCACATTCACATGTCCTACCTCACTCTAGACGGTTTCAAACTATTGGCCTCAACATATCTTGGGATCCATGATCATGGGCAGTACTCGTCGTGTTTCGGAGAGATTGAGGATTTGATCCAGAATATGAGAGTCACGCCTGCAGAGGTTGCAGAAGAACTGATGAGGGATGACGATGCTCAATCTGCTCTTCAAGGGCTGATTCATTTTCTCAAGTCCAAGAGGGTCAGTAGCAGTCATCCTCATTTGGCTGATCCAGAAAGTGACATGGAAGTTAATTGTAACCAATAA
- the LOC140890967 gene encoding thioredoxin domain-containing protein PLP3B-like has protein sequence MDPDSVKSTLSNLAFGNVLAAAARDYQKELMANDKAQSSSSVNQEVDLDELMDDPELEKLHADRIAALKKEAEKRQELKIQGHGEYREITEPDFLGEVRGSNKVISHFYHREFYRCKIMDKHLKSLAPRHFNTKFIKLDAENAPFFVTKLGIKTLPCVILFRNGVATDRLIGFQDLGAKDDFPTRTLEVLLLKKGIIEEKKQGEDDDDDYLENKQRTVRSSINTDSDSD, from the exons ATGGATCCAGATTCTGTGAAATCCACCCTTTCTAATTTGGCTTTTGGGAACGTGTTGGCTGCTGCAGCCCGCGATTACCAAAAG GAATTGATGGCGAATGATAAGGCACAGTCATCCAGCTCTGTTAATCAGGAAGTAGATCTTGACGAATTGATGGAT GATCCTGAGCTGGAAAAGTTGCATGCTGACAGAATTGCAGCTCTTAAG AAAGAAGCTGAGAAGCGGCAAGAACTGAAAATTCAAGGGCATGGAGAGTATAGGGAGATAACCGAACCTGACTTTTTGGGTGAGGTTAGGGGCAGTAATAAAGTTATATCTCACTTCTACCATCGAGAATTCTATCGATGCAA AATCATGGATAAACATTTGAAGTCTCTTGCTCCAAGACATTTTAATACCAAATTTATCAAATTGGATGCTGAG AATGCTCCTTTCTTTGTTACTAAACTCGGAATCAAAACGTTGCCTTGTGTCATATTATTCAG GAATGGAGTAGCAACAGATCGGCTGATCGGATTTCAAGACTTGGGAGCAAAAGACGATTTCCCCACAAGGACTCTTGAGGTCCTCCTCTTGAAAAAAG GAATAATCGAGGAGAAAAAACAAGgagaggatgatgatgatgattatcttgaaaataaacaaagGACAGTGAGATCGTCCATCAAtactgattctgattctgactGA